The genomic region TTTCCTCAGGACAGGAAGAAGCGATATTTTCCGCATGGCTGAAGCAATGAGCCGGCACACGATGGATGTGGATACATACCATATCGGTGAATATAAAGGTTTGGGATCAAGGCATAATGTCGTTCACTGGGGATGCGGATGCAAAGAGGCAAGAATCAGTATGGCGGGGCATCATCGGTTTTATTTTTATCTTACCTGTGACGAACGAACGGGGGATGTCCTTGACGAGGTCAAAGATGCGGATTTTGCTTATATCAGTTTGGATCCTTTGAGGGCATATTACCCCAGGGAGAATTATCCCACTCATGTAAGGACAGGGCCGGACTGGGCGGCTTTTTGTTCAAACTGGTTGACCCAGTGGGAACGTTATGAGGATACGCACTACAGGGATAAAATTCTGACGGGTATCAGCTGCCTGAAGAAAATGCCGTACCGTTTATACGGAGGAACGGTTTTCGGATATAATCCCGAAACGGGAGAATTAATATACCCGGGGGAGGAACGGGGTACAGGATCCCATTTGGTACTGTGTATGGGAGGAGCGCAAATATGGCTGGAGTTGTCTGACTTAATTCAGGATCAGGAATGGGATGAAATGCTTGCCGAGTATGGGGAATTTTACACCCTTTCCGCTGAGGAAAAAACTGAACGAACCAGTGGAGCGGTAAGTGGTAATGGCTTTGCCTTTCCGATATTTTCGGCCTCCCTGCTTGCATATGCCGCAAGAAAAAGGAAAGATCGTGAACTTGGGAAAAAAGTATGGGAAATTTTGTCAGGTAAGGGCAGTGGCCACCATACGCCTTACAGGATAGAAAAGTATGAAGTTGGAAAAAATAAATATTTTAAAGAAATTCATGAGATCCCATGGATTTCAACCAATACAATAGCCCAGTGGGCGCTGAACCTTATTGTATGTCTGGAACTTGCGGGAGACTGTTTGACGGACGATTTCGTATCAAAGGTTAAATCATATGAAAACAACGTTAATTAATCCTCCGGCGTTTACCTGTAGATTTTCAGATCAGGACGGTCAAATGCATAAGAGCAAAAAACATAACGGAATGAAGAGATTATCGTTCTTTTAATACATATTTCATGATATAATACATATGAATTAGGAAGGCGTCAGGGAAAAAGCGTTCACTGAAAATGAAACGGATGCCCTTTTTTTCAAAACAGGCGGGGAAGATGCTTCCCCGCCCTGAAATAAGACCATATACCGTTTTATGCTTAATTCCGTCCGCTGTTAGAATTTTTAAATTATCCATAGAGGGCTGGAGGGTAATTAATGAAACTATCCGCTTCAACCGTTAAAGCACGGCTTGTGATAATCTGCATACTTCTTGGCACAATACCCGCCATTATTGTCGGAGGCTTCTCTACATACAGGGGTTCGAAATCGGTTCAGGACAAGGTTAATGAGGGGAATATGAGAAATCTTGTTCAGGTTAGGATGTCGGTGGAGCAGCTCCTTTATACAGCCGACCATATTCTGGCTCAGTTTGTTGAAACTCCTGCCGTTAAATCCAGTTTGCACGTAGAGCTGCAGGGAGAGAATTTTTATATTTTCAATACCGTTGAAGACGCTATTAACAACCTTCCAACATACAGTCTGGGAGCAAGCGAAATTTGCTTTGTAAATCTTGAAAAAAACTGGGTTATTGATAACAGCGGAATATACAGACTTGAAGATTATCAGGATAAAAGTTTTCTGGAGGAGCTGGTAAGAAAACCAGGCACATCTTTCTGGATTGGTGATCTCAGTATAGGCTTAGGCAATACCGGGGATGAAAGTTCAGGAGAATGTGTGTGGCTGGTGAAAAAATGGCCTTTTTTTACCGAAAAGCCGTCATGTATGGCCATTATGAAAATTCCCTACGGCCAGTTCTCAAACCTGATATCTGAAAACATAGAGCTGGGAAAAGTGATGGTAATAAGCGCAGATGGCCTTGTAATCGCTCATAATGACAAGGAAGAGGTGGGGAAGGACTATAATGACGTGGTTTATTACCGGAAGGCAAGGGAACAGGCAGGTGACCAGGGAAGGTTTACAATTGAGATGGACAATGTGAAATACAGCATTAACTATCTTAAATCCTCATACAATAATTGGGTATATCTTTCAATTACATCCATTGCCGAGATATCCAAAGACTCGAGGGCGATAGTCTGGTTTACATTTATTGCCTGTCTTACGGTCATAGTAGTGGTCAATGTGGCGGCGTTTTTTATTTCAGACCGCTTTTATAAGCCTATTCAGAAACTTTACAACATGGTTGTGAAAGTACCTGACAGAAAGGACCCGGCCGGCAGAAATCGGGATGAATTCAGCCTTATTGAGGAACGCCTGAATTTCCTGATGAAGGATAATTACAGGCTGAATAAGCAGTTGTCTATACAGTCCGATCAGTTGAAGGAGTATTTTATTCTCCAGCTTATTCTTCGCGACCTGGACAGGGATTTTATAGAATCAAGGATCAAATTATACGGATTTCCGGTGCTGACCGAACCCGTTTGTGTTCTTGTAGCGAGGATTGATACATTTGAAGGCACTATTTATCAGAAAGAAGACATGGATTTAATGCTGTTTGCCGTTAATAATATAGTGGGTGAAATTCTTGAGAGTATAATCGTACTGAAACCAATTGTGGTTGAGGAATATCAGGTTACAATAATAAAGGTAAGTAATGATACCGGAAACATGAAGGAAATTGCGTTCTCGGCTACCGAAAAAATTCGGGATACCGTAAAAAAGACGCTAAATCTTTCGGTAAGCATAGGCATAAGCGATCCTGTTACCGGTTACGGAGATATAAGCAAGGCTTACTACGAATGCATTGAAGCTTTGAAACACCAAATCAGTCTTGGTTACGGAGCCATCATATTTTATCATGACATTCGGAATTCAAGCAGTCTGAAACCCGTATTCCCCGAAAAACTTGAGGAGGAGCTGCTTAATGCAGTGAAAAGCTGCTCTTCTGACAAGGCAAAAGAATTATTGCACCAGTTTATTGACAGGATATTTATGGTCGAAGCGTCAAGACATGAATATCAGACGTCTCTTGTGCGTCTTTTGACCGATTTGCTGCAAATTCTTAAAGACAACGGACAGTCATATGATGTTGTCGTTAAAGACGGTATATCGCCGTATGAACAGTTGTTTGCGTTAAAAACTGCAGGCGAGATTGAAAGGTGGTTTTTTGAGGAAATAATTGTGCCTGTTATCGGGAATATTGAGCAGTCTGATAAAAATCAATACAAGAAGATAGTTGAACAGGTGCTGAATATAATTCACGAAGAGTTCCATACCGAACTTACCCTTGAGGATTGCGCGGCGAGGCTTAATTACCATCCAAGCTATATAAGACGGATACTGAAAAACGAAGCGGGCATAGTGTTCAGTGAATATTTGGCTCAGTACAGAATTGACATGGCTAAAAAATGGCTGATTGAAACTGACATGAAAATATCTGATATCGCTGAAAAACTTAAATACAAAAATGCGGAAAACTTTATAAGATTTTTCAAAAAATATACCGGTATGACCCCGGGAAAATACAGAGAATTAAATAAATAACCCTTTGTCGCTAAAATGACTATTCAATGCAATTGTTATTTTAAAATACATTGAAATGCAGGTGTTGAAGGCATTTCACCGTTTTATTTTATTAGTATCCCTTCTGACTATAGAATTTAATCTCCCCCGACTTTAAAATGAAAATGTGGCTTGAGTTTTCAAAAAAACATTTTACATTATCGGGAGGAGATTTATTTGAACGGAACGTCGTTACAGGTGGCCGGGAAAAAAGGAAGCAAACCGAAGAAAATACTTACCATGATAAAAAAGGATATCTGGCTTTACATTCTGTTAATTCCCGGCGTATTGCACTATATCATATTTAAGTATTTGCCGATGTGGGGTATATTGATTGCCTTTAAGGACTATAACGCGTACCTGGGTTTTTTCGACAGCCCATGGGTTGGTTTCAAGCATTTTAGTGAATTTTTTTCCAATCCTGATTTTAAACGGCTTTTGTCAAATACACTTATTATATCTTTTTATAACCTGATTTTCGGATTTCCTGCTCCGATCATTATGGCTCTGATGCTCAATGAGGTAAGGAAGGAATGGTATAAGAGAACCATTCAGACGCTGGTTTACATACCTCACTTCATTTCGTGGGTTATAATTGCGAGCCTGACATACACAATATTCAACTCGCAGGGAGTAATTAACAAATATATGATCCAGATGGGGCGCGAAAGTACGATACCATTCCTTACCGACAGTAGATATTTCAGAGCTATGATAGTAGGGCAGACGATATGGAAAGAGACCGGTTTCGGTACGATAATTTATTTGGCTGCTTTGTCAAATGTTGATCCACAATTGTATGAAGCTGCTATTATAGACGGCGCAAACAGATTCAGACAGTTATGGCATATTACTTTACCGGCTATCAGAAGCACGGTTGTAACGCTTTTAATATTAAGGCTCGGGCATATCCTGGACAACGGGTTCGACCAGATATTCCTCATGAGCAATTCACTGAACAGAAAAGTATCCGAAGTGTTTGACACTTATGTATATATAATAGGTATTACTAAAGGTGCGTTCAGTTATTCCACCGCCGTGGGTTTGTTTAAAGGAGTTATAGGTATCATACTTATTTATTCGGCAAACTGGCTTGCAAAAAAGGTCGGCGAATCGGGAATTCTGTAAAGTATGCATCCAATGACACAGTAAAAAATACGTATAATATAATCTGACGCTGAAAGGTGATCTGAAATGAAATATAAAAAGTCGCTGCTTTCAAGAATCTTTGACGTTTTTAACTATACATTCCTGGGGCTTTTTGCCTGTACGGCAATACTTCCTTTCCTGTACGTGCTGGCCTGCTCCTTTTCATCTGAAAAGGAGATACTTGAAAGACCGTTTTACATCATACCCAGGAATGTTCAACTGGCCGCCTATAAATATATTTTTTCATCCCCTACGCTGCCAAGGGCTTTCATGATTTCGGTATTTGTCACGATAACGGGTGCCGCCACCGCAATGTTTCTTACTCTTACGCTGGCATATCCGCTGTCAAAAAAATATCTCTTAGGCAGGAAGGTGCTGCTTTCACTTATTTCGTTTACACTGGTTTTCGGCGGCGGGATGATTCCGACATTCCTGGTTATCAAGGATCTTGGAATGTTAAACAAATTTTGGGCATTAATACTGCCGGGTGCGATAAGTACATGGAATTTGCTTGTTGTTAAAAATTTCTTCCAGGAACTTCCTCAGGAGCTGGAAGACTCAGCAAGAGTCGATGGCTGCAGTTCGCTGGGAACATTCATAAGGATTGTGCTTCCGCTCTCGATGCCGGTTATTGCCACATTCACATTGTTTTATGCGGTAGGATACTGGAATGATTACAGAAGTTCCCTTCTTTATATTACCGACAACAAAAAGTGGCCGCTGCAACTGGTGCTGAGGCAGATTGTTCTTATGGCTGCGGGTAATATAGATGGTGCGACTTTTGACGCAGCATACACTCAGCCGCCTCTGGAGGCTTCGAAAAATGCGGTAATTGTTTTTGGTACAGTTCCCATTCTTGTCGTGTATCCGTTCCTGCAGAAACATTTCGTAAAAGGAATAATGATTGGAGCTATAAAGGGTTAACAGCAGTGCCTAACGCACTGTGAAAAATAATAAATAAAAATAAAAGGAGAGGGTTGTAAAGATGAGAAGAAAGATCAGCATTCTTTGTCTGGTATTGGCCGTTATTTTTGCCCTGTCGGCATGTTCCGGCTCAAAAACAAGCAATTCGAACACCACGCCGACACAGGGGGCACAACAGGGCGATACCAGTCAGCCTACAAAACCGGCGGAAAAGAAAAAAGAAATCGGTATTTTGGCAATTACTTTTACCGGAACACCGATTGCCGATAATGAACCTGCCGTGTTAGCACTGGAGGAACTTACAGGTTATGATATTAAACTGGAATTCCTTCTGAACTCCGCATATGAGGATCAGCTTAATACAAGAATGGCGGCAGGAAATCTTCCCGCGCTGGTGGTAATCACCGGAAAGACTGCAAGCGTAATAAATTACTGCCGTGCAGGAGCTTTCTGGGATATTACCGATGAATACAAAAAATATCCCAACCTTGCAAAGGCAAACGAAATTGTTATGAATAACATTTCAATTGACGGAAGAATTTACGGAATTTACAGGGCAAGGCCTCTGGGAAGAAACGGTATATCCTACAGAAAAGACTGGCTGGAGAATTTAGGACTTGAAGAACCGAAAACTATGGACGACCTGTACAATGTTCTTAAGGCATTTACTTACAACGATCCGGACGGAAACAATGTAAATGACACCTACGGTATGACCTGGTGCAAATACTACGGGCCGCTGGATCAGATTTCTGTAGCTTTGGGCGCGCCGAACAAGTGGAAGGTCGAAGATGACGGAACTTTTGTACCCGATTTCGATACTCCTGAGTATATGGAAGCCATGAAGTATATGAGAAAACTCTATGAAGAAGGATTAATCAACAGAGACTATGCCGCTTTGGAGACATCCGACTGGACGAAGGACTTCCAGAACGGGAAATCGGGTGTTCATATCGACGTTAGCGACCAGGCATGGCGTTTCCAGAAGAAATTCATTGAAATGGGCATGGATGACGACATAGTATGGGTAATGGGAATGCCTGAAGGACCTTTTGGAAAGAGAATTCTGCCCACATCCGGTCACGCAGGTTTCGTAGCAATAAGCAAAGCTGGAGCTCCTACCGAAGAAGATATGAGGGATGCGCTGAATTTCCTCGATCTTTGCAATACCAAGGAAGCTCAGAATATCCTCAACTTTGGTGTTGAAGGCATACACTATGATCTGACCGAGGAAGGATATGTAAAGAGAAGACAGTTTGATCAGGATCCGATGGAAGGATTCAATCAGTTTATGACCAATGTGGTTGACGGGCTTCTGCTTATGGAAGAAATGACACCCGTACAGAAGCGTCGTGAAGAGGTTATCCTTGAAAATATCCCGTACTGCGTTGCAAATCCGGCAGAGCCGCTTACTTCAAGTACGTATGCCAATAAAGGTGCTCAGCTGGATCAGATGATTACCGACGCAAGGAACCAGTTCATTGCCGGACAGCTTGATGAAGCCGGATTCAAGGCTGTTGTTCAGGAATGGTACGCTCAGGGCGGTAAGCAGATTTGCGAGGAATATGCTGAGGCGTACAGAGCGGCTCACGGAAATTAAAAAGTTAATCTGCAGGATTAAATATGGAATGCTTTGGCAGCAGCCTAAACGCTGCCAAAGCATTTTTCATCCCTCCTGAAATTTTGCCGATGGCATGTATTTTAACCGGACCGGGATTGTTTTTTGGATGTAAGGGCTATATAATAATTATTAGTACATATAATATTAACAGGTTTTGCTTTTTCTGTTTTGTCCCGGTCACCTGAGAAAAACGGAAAGAGTTGGTTTTCCTAAAAGCACAATGGAAAGTGTTTTTCCAAGGGGGTTTTATGTCGGTTTTCAGGAATAAAAGGACTGTATTATTTATTGTTTTCGTGGTTTTGCTGGCCATTTCTTTGCCAGGATGCAGGGAAGCAAATATATACGATAATAACGGTAATATGAGCGGGGAAAGTGAAAAAAAGCCTGTGGAGATGAAAATTGTCTTAGGCTATGCTGAGGAAATGCCATCAAAAGACAATCCTGTGATCCAGGAATTAAACAGGCTTGCCAATGCCAATATAATCGTGGAATGGACACCGATGGTTTCATATAATGATAAATTCAATGTTCTGATGGCTTCAAATAACATGCCTGATGTGGTACTTGTGCCCGATGTAAAGAATACAACCTTTTTATATGCCGTAAACGCAGGCATGTTCTGGGAACTTACTGATCGTATTCAAAACTTTTCCGAACTCAGGGAAATAAATCCGATATTGCTGAAAAACGCGTCGGTAAACGGAAAACTCTACATGCTTCCAAGAGAAAGGGAACTGAAGAGAAAAATGGTGGTTTACAGAGCCGATTGGGCTAAAGAGGCTGGCCTTGGACCACCCGATACAATAGAGGGTATTTATAACATGGCAAAAGCCTTTGCGAAAGGTGATTTTGACGGAAACTCGGAAATAGATACAATCGGTTTTGCACTGGGGACAGTGAATAATGAAATTGACTGTTTTGATGCCCTTGTTGTGGCTTTCGGCGGGTTTAACAGATGGGGAATAAAGGACAATAAAATTGTCCCGTCCTTTATGACCGAGGAATACCTTGAAACCATGAAATGGCTGAGAAAAATGTACCGGGAGAATCTTATCAACCGGGATTTTGCAATAACGAAGACCACACAGATTGTTCCCGATCTGGTTGACAAGGAAAAGACAGGGCTGTGGCTTGCTTACAGGCTGCCCACTCTTTCGGATCCGGTTTTAAAAGCGAAACAGGAACAGGATCCGTCAGTAAAAAGGGAGGATGTTTACGGATACGCGTTTCTGAAAGATGCCACCGGAAATGAAAGAATAGCTGCAGAAACGGGTATTTCAGGAGGCTTTGCCTTTCCAAAGAAATCGGTAAAAACCGAGGAACGTCTGAATGAACTACTGGGCGTGTTTAACGTTATTCAGAGCAGGGAGGGCCAGATACTGATAAATAACGGCATAGAAGGTGTGCATTTTGAACTGGTGGAAGGCAAGTATGCAAAAGCAATTGATCCTGAAGTTTTCAACCGTGAGGTAAGCCCCATCGGCCAGTTGGGCACAGGAGGCACAAAAGCGTATATTATAGCTGACGATGAAATTTCAATAAGACTTAACATGGACAGACG from Thermoclostridium stercorarium subsp. stercorarium DSM 8532 harbors:
- a CDS encoding carbohydrate ABC transporter permease produces the protein MKYKKSLLSRIFDVFNYTFLGLFACTAILPFLYVLACSFSSEKEILERPFYIIPRNVQLAAYKYIFSSPTLPRAFMISVFVTITGAATAMFLTLTLAYPLSKKYLLGRKVLLSLISFTLVFGGGMIPTFLVIKDLGMLNKFWALILPGAISTWNLLVVKNFFQELPQELEDSARVDGCSSLGTFIRIVLPLSMPVIATFTLFYAVGYWNDYRSSLLYITDNKKWPLQLVLRQIVLMAAGNIDGATFDAAYTQPPLEASKNAVIVFGTVPILVVYPFLQKHFVKGIMIGAIKG
- a CDS encoding ABC transporter permease, yielding MNGTSLQVAGKKGSKPKKILTMIKKDIWLYILLIPGVLHYIIFKYLPMWGILIAFKDYNAYLGFFDSPWVGFKHFSEFFSNPDFKRLLSNTLIISFYNLIFGFPAPIIMALMLNEVRKEWYKRTIQTLVYIPHFISWVIIASLTYTIFNSQGVINKYMIQMGRESTIPFLTDSRYFRAMIVGQTIWKETGFGTIIYLAALSNVDPQLYEAAIIDGANRFRQLWHITLPAIRSTVVTLLILRLGHILDNGFDQIFLMSNSLNRKVSEVFDTYVYIIGITKGAFSYSTAVGLFKGVIGIILIYSANWLAKKVGESGIL
- a CDS encoding helix-turn-helix domain-containing protein gives rise to the protein MKLSASTVKARLVIICILLGTIPAIIVGGFSTYRGSKSVQDKVNEGNMRNLVQVRMSVEQLLYTADHILAQFVETPAVKSSLHVELQGENFYIFNTVEDAINNLPTYSLGASEICFVNLEKNWVIDNSGIYRLEDYQDKSFLEELVRKPGTSFWIGDLSIGLGNTGDESSGECVWLVKKWPFFTEKPSCMAIMKIPYGQFSNLISENIELGKVMVISADGLVIAHNDKEEVGKDYNDVVYYRKAREQAGDQGRFTIEMDNVKYSINYLKSSYNNWVYLSITSIAEISKDSRAIVWFTFIACLTVIVVVNVAAFFISDRFYKPIQKLYNMVVKVPDRKDPAGRNRDEFSLIEERLNFLMKDNYRLNKQLSIQSDQLKEYFILQLILRDLDRDFIESRIKLYGFPVLTEPVCVLVARIDTFEGTIYQKEDMDLMLFAVNNIVGEILESIIVLKPIVVEEYQVTIIKVSNDTGNMKEIAFSATEKIRDTVKKTLNLSVSIGISDPVTGYGDISKAYYECIEALKHQISLGYGAIIFYHDIRNSSSLKPVFPEKLEEELLNAVKSCSSDKAKELLHQFIDRIFMVEASRHEYQTSLVRLLTDLLQILKDNGQSYDVVVKDGISPYEQLFALKTAGEIERWFFEEIIVPVIGNIEQSDKNQYKKIVEQVLNIIHEEFHTELTLEDCAARLNYHPSYIRRILKNEAGIVFSEYLAQYRIDMAKKWLIETDMKISDIAEKLKYKNAENFIRFFKKYTGMTPGKYRELNK
- a CDS encoding extracellular solute-binding protein, with the translated sequence MSVFRNKRTVLFIVFVVLLAISLPGCREANIYDNNGNMSGESEKKPVEMKIVLGYAEEMPSKDNPVIQELNRLANANIIVEWTPMVSYNDKFNVLMASNNMPDVVLVPDVKNTTFLYAVNAGMFWELTDRIQNFSELREINPILLKNASVNGKLYMLPRERELKRKMVVYRADWAKEAGLGPPDTIEGIYNMAKAFAKGDFDGNSEIDTIGFALGTVNNEIDCFDALVVAFGGFNRWGIKDNKIVPSFMTEEYLETMKWLRKMYRENLINRDFAITKTTQIVPDLVDKEKTGLWLAYRLPTLSDPVLKAKQEQDPSVKREDVYGYAFLKDATGNERIAAETGISGGFAFPKKSVKTEERLNELLGVFNVIQSREGQILINNGIEGVHFELVEGKYAKAIDPEVFNREVSPIGQLGTGGTKAYIIADDEISIRLNMDRRTYNNMVFDVTATLFSSSYSSNYTTLQKIISDAQFKFIMGEIDEDEWNKAIEEWLKAGGEAAIDEFTNAYYGKVN
- a CDS encoding extracellular solute-binding protein — its product is MRRKISILCLVLAVIFALSACSGSKTSNSNTTPTQGAQQGDTSQPTKPAEKKKEIGILAITFTGTPIADNEPAVLALEELTGYDIKLEFLLNSAYEDQLNTRMAAGNLPALVVITGKTASVINYCRAGAFWDITDEYKKYPNLAKANEIVMNNISIDGRIYGIYRARPLGRNGISYRKDWLENLGLEEPKTMDDLYNVLKAFTYNDPDGNNVNDTYGMTWCKYYGPLDQISVALGAPNKWKVEDDGTFVPDFDTPEYMEAMKYMRKLYEEGLINRDYAALETSDWTKDFQNGKSGVHIDVSDQAWRFQKKFIEMGMDDDIVWVMGMPEGPFGKRILPTSGHAGFVAISKAGAPTEEDMRDALNFLDLCNTKEAQNILNFGVEGIHYDLTEEGYVKRRQFDQDPMEGFNQFMTNVVDGLLLMEEMTPVQKRREEVILENIPYCVANPAEPLTSSTYANKGAQLDQMITDARNQFIAGQLDEAGFKAVVQEWYAQGGKQICEEYAEAYRAAHGN